The nucleotide sequence CGTGGTCCTGTGGCATTTTTGCCCCAGTTTGCACAAAACGAGCCGGCGCGTCCGTTCGTTGACCCGATTTTCACTTACGCTGCGGCGAGGGCTGCGGCTATCTTTTTGCAGAAGGCGAGGTCCGTCCTCGCCGGCCGTTTCATTGCGTTGGTTAGTTGAGAGGTTGCACATGCCGATGGCGACAACCACGCGGGTTGCCGTGCTCGGGGCATTGGTGTTCGCTTTGGCAAGCGAGGCCCAGGCCCAGACGCTCGATAGTGCCTTGGCGCAAGCCTACCGAACCAACCCGACGCTCAACTCCCAGCGTGCGGCGGTGCGCGCGACCGACGAAAACGTGCCGCAGGCGCTGTCCGGCTATCGGCCGCGAATCAGCGGCACCGGCACGGTCGGCAACGAGTCGCTGACCTCGAAGGGCACCTCGACGAATTCGCTCACCGGCCTTTCAGGCACGTCGACGATCCGGGACACCCTCGATCAGAGCAGTTACGGCGTGTCCCTGACCCAGACATTGTTTGATGGCGGCAAGACCCCAAACCAGGTGCGCCAGGCCGAGGCCCAGGTGATCCAGGCCCGCGAGACCTTGCGCAACACCGAGCAAAACGTGCTGCTCGACGGCGTCACCGCCTACATGAACGTGGTGCGCGATACTGCCATCGTGACCCTGCGCCAGCAGAACGTCACCGCCCTGGAGGAACAGCTGCGGGCCACCCGCGACCGTTTCCAGGTCGGCGAGGTGACGCGCACTGACGTTGCGCAGGCGGAAGCGCGGCTGGCCGACGCGCAATCGCAACTTTCGGCGGCGATCGCGCAGCTGCAGACCTCGCGCGCGCAGTACCGTCGAGTGATCGGCAGCGAACCCGGCAAGCTGACCCAGGGCAAGCCTATCGACAACACGCTGCCGGCGTCGCTGGAAGCGGCTGTCAATGGCGGTCTGTCGCGCCACCCCGCCATCGAGGCGGCCAAACACGGCGCCGACGCGGCGTTGCTGCAGGTCAACGTTGCCGAAGGCAGCCTGCTGCCGACCGTCACGCTCGAGGCGAGCTATCTGCGCCAGTTCGAGACCTCGCCCACGGTCGATGATGTGATGTCGGCGCAGGTGCTCGGGCGCCTGACGGTGCCGATCTATCAGGGCGGCGCGGAATATTCGCTGATTCGCCAAGCCAAGGAGACCCTTGGGCAGAAGCGGCTCGACGTTGACGTCTCGCGTGAGCAGGTTCGGGCAGCGGTGGTGGA is from Blastochloris viridis and encodes:
- a CDS encoding TolC family outer membrane protein, which encodes MATTTRVAVLGALVFALASEAQAQTLDSALAQAYRTNPTLNSQRAAVRATDENVPQALSGYRPRISGTGTVGNESLTSKGTSTNSLTGLSGTSTIRDTLDQSSYGVSLTQTLFDGGKTPNQVRQAEAQVIQARETLRNTEQNVLLDGVTAYMNVVRDTAIVTLRQQNVTALEEQLRATRDRFQVGEVTRTDVAQAEARLADAQSQLSAAIAQLQTSRAQYRRVIGSEPGKLTQGKPIDNTLPASLEAAVNGGLSRHPAIEAAKHGADAALLQVNVAEGSLLPTVTLEASYLRQFETSPTVDDVMSAQVLGRLTVPIYQGGAEYSLIRQAKETLGQKRLDVDVSREQVRAAVVESWGMLQAAKAQIEATQSAVRANQIALEGVREEARVGQRTTLDVLNAQTELVNSQVALVTAQRDRIVASYSLLSGIGRLSARQLGLKVGEYDDAVHYNQVRDAWFGVRTPSGK